The genomic interval CGACGATTACGACGTCAAGTATCCGTCGCTGGGCGACGGGCGCATCGTCTACCAGTACGGCGAGCGGCTGCACGTGCTGGACCTGGCCACCGGCGCGATCCGGCGGGTCGATGTCCGCGTGCCGTCGGACAGGGTCCGCATGCGCCCGGAGTACGTCCCGGTCGCGCCGACCACGGGCTCGTTCAACCTCTCGCCGGGCGGCGAGCGCCTGTTGCTGGAGGCCCGCGGCGAGATTCTCAACCTGCCCGTCGAGGAAGGCGATCCCGTGGACCTGACCCACACCTCGGCCTCCCGCGAGAAGAGCGCCGCCTGGTCACCGGACGGCAAGTGGATCGCGTTGGTCAGCGACCGCACCGGCGAGGAGGAGATCTGGCTGACCGATCAGAAGGGGCAGACGACCAGGCAGCTCACCACGGGCGGCGACGGCTATCTCATGCAGCCGGTCTGGTCGCCCGATGCCAAGCGGTTGATCTACAGCGACAAGTTCATGCGCCTGAACTTGGTCGAGGTGCCCGGCGGCAGGGCCATGGTCATCGCCCGCGGCGAATACGACGACGCCTGGGAGCGCTGGGGCATCCAGGATTACGCCTGGAGCCCGTGTTCGCGCTGGGTGGTCTACAGCATGATGGGCGCCAACATGAACGAGTCGATCTATCTCTACTCTCTCGACAGCGGCGAGACCACGCGTCTCACCGACGACTGGCACACCGACTGGAGCCCGTCCTTCTCGCCCGACGGCAAGTATCTCTACTTCCTGTCCAACCGCACCTTCGAACCGGTCATGGGTTTCCAGGACCAGAACCACGTCTTCCTGGACATGGGCCGCGCCTACGTCGTGCTGCTGGATGCCGAAGCGTCCTCGCCCTTCACATGCGAGGACGTGCTGGTGGAGGAGGACGCCGGCCATGACGGGGACGACGAGGAAGGGGACGACGAGGAAGGGGACGAGGAGGACAAGGACGACGAGGCCGCCACGCCGATCGATCTCGAAGGCATCGCCGGGCGCGTCCTCGCCTGCGAGGGCTTCGCGGCCGGCAACTGGTTCCGGCTCGAGGCCGTCGAGGGCGGTTTCCTGGCCCTGCAGAAGACCGGGCGCGAGTTCCTCAAGTACCAGAACGTCAACGACGAGACGACGGACCTGCTGGACCTGGTGAAGTACGACATCGAGGAAGCCGAGACCACGCCGCTCCTCTCGTCCATCAACAACTACCACCTCTCGGCCGACGGCAAGAAGCTCGTCTACCGCGCGGCCTCCACCTACGGCGTCGTGGATGCGGGCGAGGCGGCGTCTCTCGGCGACGGCGACGTGGATCTCTCCGGCGTGCGCCTGCGCGTGGTGCGCGGCGAGGAGTTCCTGCAGATCTTCGACGAGGCGTGGCGCATCCAGCGCGACTGGTTCTACGATCCCAGCATGCACGGCCTCGACTGGCAGTCGATAGGCGAGAAGTACCATCGCTTCGTCCCCGACTGCGGCAACCGCGCCGACCTGAACTACCTGATCGGCGAGATGATCGCCGAGCTCAACATCGGCCACACCTACATCTTCGGCGGCGACTATGCGCCGGGCGGCGGGCACGTGGGCGTGGGCCTGCTGGGCGCCGAGTTCGCCGCGGAGCGCGGCGACGACTTCTACCGCATCGCCCGCATCGTGCCGGGCGTGTCCTGGAACGACCGCGAGCGCTCGCCGCTGGCGGAGCCGGGATGTCCCGTCCGCGCCGGCCAGTACCTGATCGCCATCGACGGGCAGCCGGTCCGGGCCG from bacterium carries:
- a CDS encoding PDZ domain-containing protein, with product MKRLLPWFVLSILVSAASVAPAATHLMRYADIHGDLIVFTYENDLWLVDAAGGDARRLTSHPGNERFAKFSPDGERIAFTAGYDGGNDVYVMDTRGGEPRRLTWHPGPDFVLGWHPDGDRVLFRSVRVAPMGEFETYLVPVDGGMPEKLAIDRGGLASLSPDGGKLAYNRISRENRTWKRYRGGMAQDVWVADFTTGAIDRITDWEGTDNFPMWHDGKIYFNSDREDGTLNLYAHDVATGAVTRMTGYDDYDVKYPSLGDGRIVYQYGERLHVLDLATGAIRRVDVRVPSDRVRMRPEYVPVAPTTGSFNLSPGGERLLLEARGEILNLPVEEGDPVDLTHTSASREKSAAWSPDGKWIALVSDRTGEEEIWLTDQKGQTTRQLTTGGDGYLMQPVWSPDAKRLIYSDKFMRLNLVEVPGGRAMVIARGEYDDAWERWGIQDYAWSPCSRWVVYSMMGANMNESIYLYSLDSGETTRLTDDWHTDWSPSFSPDGKYLYFLSNRTFEPVMGFQDQNHVFLDMGRAYVVLLDAEASSPFTCEDVLVEEDAGHDGDDEEGDDEEGDEEDKDDEAATPIDLEGIAGRVLACEGFAAGNWFRLEAVEGGFLALQKTGREFLKYQNVNDETTDLLDLVKYDIEEAETTPLLSSINNYHLSADGKKLVYRAASTYGVVDAGEAASLGDGDVDLSGVRLRVVRGEEFLQIFDEAWRIQRDWFYDPSMHGLDWQSIGEKYHRFVPDCGNRADLNYLIGEMIAELNIGHTYIFGGDYAPGGGHVGVGLLGAEFAAERGDDFYRIARIVPGVSWNDRERSPLAEPGCPVRAGQYLIAIDGQPVRAGDNVYRHLEDKADRMITLTVNDRPAAEGATACRVRTVDWEGAIRYREWVEDNRASVEQLGGGRVGYLHLPNMMEAGLIEFAGAFYPLYAKEALIVDERYNGGGFVGDMIIDRLERRLWALDQPREGKMGRNPERCFHGPVVVLINENTGSNGEYFAYAVKAKRLATVMGVRTWGGAVGIEPHQGMVDGSGTTPPQFAPIGLDGAWIIEGHGVDPDIVVVNDPADVVAGRDAQLEAAVAHLLDTLAREGERWRLPGRPAYPDKSK